From the genome of Argentina anserina chromosome 4, drPotAnse1.1, whole genome shotgun sequence, one region includes:
- the LOC126789827 gene encoding tetraspanin-8-like, with the protein MKLSNNLVGALNLLTFLLSIPIVVAGVWLSKQGSTECEKFLDKPVIILGVFLMLVSLAGFIGACFRVSWLLWVYLLVMFLLIVVLFAYTIFAFAITNKGAGNALSGKGYKEYKLGDYSHWLQKRVNSTKNWDKIKSCLSDSKVCSDFQDKYLNDTLTQFYVENLSSLQSGCCKPSDECGFTYVSPTVWTKNTTTVSANPDCNVWDSDPKVLCFNCQSCKAGLLDNLKSNWKKTAVVNIVFLIFLIIVYSIGCCAFRNNRRDNQYYKH; encoded by the exons ATGAAGCTGAGCAACAACCTGGTGGGGGCCCTGAACCTCCTGACCTTCCTCCTCTCCATCCCGATCGTCGTCGCCGGCGTCTGGCTGAGCAAGCAAGGCAGCACCGAGTGCGAGAAGTTCTTGGACAAGCCGGTCATCATCCTCGGCGTGTTCCTCATGCTCGTCTCCCTCGCCGGCTTCATCGGCGCCTGTTTCCGCGTCTCCTGGCTTCTCTGGGTCTACCTCCTCGTCATGTTCCTCCTCATCGTCGTCCTCTTCGCCTATACCATCTTCGCCTTCGCCATCACCAACAAAGGCGCCGGCAACGCCCTCTCCGGCAAGGGCTACAAGGAGTACAAGCTCGGCGACTACTCCCACTGGCTTCAGAAGAGAGTTAACAGCACCAAGAACTGGGACAAGATCAAGAGCTGCCTCAGTGATAGCAAAGTCTGCTCCGATTTCCAGGATAAGTATCTCAATGATACTCTCACCCAGTTCTACGTCGAGAACCTCTCTTCTCTTCAG TCCGGATGCTGTAAGCCATCAGATGAATGTGGTTTTACCTATGTGAGTCCCACCGTCTGGACCAAGAATACTACTACAGTGTCTGCCAATCCTGACTGCAATGTATGGGATAGTGATCCAAAGGTTCTGTGCTTCAACTGCCAGTCATGTAAGGCCGGACTGCTCGACAATCTGAAAAGTAACTGGAAGAAGACGGCTGTTGTCAACATTGTCTTCCTTATCTTCCTCATCATCGTGTATTCTATTGGGTGCTGCGCATTCAGGAACAACAGGAGGGACAATCAATATTACAAGCACTGA